DNA sequence from the Littorina saxatilis isolate snail1 linkage group LG9, US_GU_Lsax_2.0, whole genome shotgun sequence genome:
acagataaaaaatatatgtaaaaaaagattttatttttgggtagcgtgactcacccttccaatattttgttttctgtttgctgagaacatgtgctttgcctaaaaatactgaccaatcaaattcatgtcactgtgcttatagccacgcccaaacaagtgcagcaacagtttgacactggagcgctgtccacgcttttttttaaacgcacaaaatgcacgggatttgagaggagttttgcgcttggcattttccaaataaggatatcctactatgagtactacgctggaaaactacaatgaattttcaaacggctacactggcttcgtctttcctgatcgaaagggggtgtattgttgatatttgtagataatagactctgcattttaatggtcaaatggcgattttggtataaaaatgtagacaaggacctttaaaggcTCACTCCACAACGTGAAAACTGTTGGCCGCACTATCTCggacctggccaggcttttaacATGGGGTAAAGGCGgagacagacgcacaacacaaaaccatgttttcgacaaaaacaccatctcgaaacgtcggggaaacacatgtttttaaagCGGGAATGTCACACgcgaaacacacagatgaagcgcggtgcgtgttttcacaaaaatatcggtcagtgtcagcttgacccgtccagctatcgccctgtgtttgggttaaacaacacggctggcagtgtccactgatagtattGCCTCTCTTCAATCGTGACAGGCTCCATAGACTCTAGTTAGGTTTCATGGGTCCGATACTACCCTGAATCGTACCACATCTGAGTCGGCCATTTTTTTCTATCTCCGTGGTGCCGGAAACCGAGTCACGTGAGTTGATCGCccgcgttcattggctgactaccaaaacgtgatttcagattttagagcatgctctaaaacccaaaacacgatggGAAAACACGAAACAGGGTATTCTGAAACGCGTTTTGGGGGATTTTGAAAGAATACTTTAtgtgttgtgcgtctgacaTCGCCATACCtcgacttggtcacataccaaaagttAACACCCtaactgcttgctgtggtcagttggcattttttgatgaattaatttccgaaATAGGCACAAGTGACATTAACAAAATTaattccataaaaaaaaaataccaccGTGCACAGAGATCACCTAggatgttcatttttggtatgtgcctaagcggcgggggggggggggggggggggggggtagaggggcTGGTCTTATCTCAAgttaaagcctgaccagatctgaggcGGTGAGGCGTTAAAACACATGCCAACAATCGATAACGTTGGGTGCTGTGAGGTAATTTATTGTTGAATCATTTTCGTAATTGCCACCTAGATCAATTTGCTTACAGTAAAACCAGTACAagacccctttttaagacctccagaaatctggaaaaaaaatcaggtagtaaaaaagggagggagtcgtaaaatggaggtagatgtacagacgttatgaaaagaaaatttaacaagtcgcgtaaggcgaaaatacaacatttagtcaagtagctgtcgaactcacagaatgaaactgaacgcaatgcaacgcagcaagaccgtatactcgtagcatcgtcaatccaccgctcacggcataggcagtgaaattgacaagaagagcgaacattacccgaccaaaatttcaaccaatttggttgaaaaatgagggcgtgacagtgccgcctcaactttcacgaaaagccggatatgacgtcatcaaagacatttatccaaaaaatgaaaaaaacgttcggggatttcatacccaggaactctcatgtcaaatttcataaagatcggtccagtagtttagtctgaatcgctctacacacacacacacacacacacacacacacacacacacagagacagacacacacacacacacacacgcacatacaccacgaccctcgtctcgattcccccctctacgttaaaacatttagtcaaaacttgactaaatgtaaaaagtaggatggggggggggggggggtgtcttaaaacgaggggagggggggggggtgtctcaaAAGAGAGGTTCTATTGTAATCAAAGCAGCAAAGGCAATTCCCACTCAGCGTAGAAGCCATCTAGGCTATTGATTATGGGTAAGTTTCCAAGTGAaaagatgctcttattccatgtaataGCCTTGACAGATGTGGGGCGGTGCACACGACGGTGTACCAGGAGAGGACGGCATCTTTAAGTGTTACTAATCCAATTCGATTCGGCAAGCTCCGATCCCTGTTAAATGTACGATAGTGGAATGCGATACGTAAGCTTAATCAAACCCTCACTGAAACAACAGATGACGTACAGAGGTTCTGTAATTAGGACATCACGCAAACCGCTCGATACGATATCTGGGGTGGATATAAAACCGACTGATCTCATGAGCCGTCTTTTACCATCATTCGATACAGGCATGAGAATATGTTCAAAAACATCGGAGACTTTGTACCAGGTATGCAGCCGATTGAGGTAAAGGTAGGTTATATGTTGCCCCACAGTCTCTGTTACATCTTCATTCTGTTTTACATCTGTACGCTTTTATgtgagttctgttttattgtcagattttttttatgtgtaactatgtgtctattacttattttacgtgtgggtttttttcgttttttttcccttgtttttttatttcttggtttttttcatttttgtaaaaacaatttttctagaTTATTTTATATgactataagtggtcgttgtctatgaattgtttttaatgcttgtatgttatttcttacgagaaaacttttaatgtaaaatgttaaatttttaatgtctaatgtaaagcgccatctagtggtaaggcgtcggccccgtgatcgggaggtcgtgggttcgaaccccggccgggtcatacctaagactttaaaattggcaatctagtggctgctccgcctggcgtctggcattatggagttagtgctaggactggttggtccggtgtcagaataatgtgactgggtgagacatgaagcctgtgctgcgacttttgtcttgtgtgtggcgcacgttatatgtcaaagcagcaccgccctgatatggcccttcgtggtcggctgggcgttaagcaaacaaacaaacaaaaataactgtgtggtcaggtcgtatacgGTAAggtctacttttgtgtggggtgtctcaagtgtgtcgtgctttcgtcacacgcattttaatttctgtcggtaaattccagtgtagtgttaagctgaacagtgatgatctttcagagagacctcatttgaactcctAGAAAGGACCgtgctcttcgttatttgcgCTTCGAAACCTCtggtcgagcttcgacggattgactgtgcggagtgactccccttgaattgactaccccccccccccccccgaaggaccgtcgacggttagcacattttcaaaataaatgtggcatatttctcgtgttctgattatttgatcacgtgtttttttttattaaaacaaaaacaaacacagaaacatatacattcctgtaaaaaaaagtatgattacaattattttgttatgaattaagcttgattcattttcgattcggttaattagaagtgttgtgtctcattaatacatatatcttttttgtcgtgtttattgcaatttttattttattcatttaaccctaggggtttttgaaataaatattgacttgacttgacttgacttgcaTCTTCCCTCAtaggggagtctgatactaaatatgaacggtaagaatgctctgaaccctacacgtattatatccccatcgttttttcgttcacatttgcccaacatgttaatttgctgagcggggtttatgtcgtctgctaggctagggcaatcgaaccacagcagtctgcactgagtctgcacgcatgaggcaggctggtaataagtcttatatatatatatggtaagaacgttctgaaccctacacgtttccgattacgattgttcttgccttgaaataataattcggaaaccattcatttactgaactgatgcagtcgtatttcagtgtagtctgctacgtatgacagagtcgatcgagtcagtcttcactggtctagctggtacgttatcggaataacacttgtgttttctgttagctgctgggaattgtatactaactcatcatttggtaatgtggatgataagctacatgccactaacacggcatatgagaagaatctatgcaagtcggcgaaaatgagatgaaacacagccgcttctatttttagatcagtggcactgtggcacaggcacatgcaatctgtcagaaaaaaacccacttctgcttgaATTGAGAAGCAgagaatttatggtcatttggtattgtggagaatataagctacatgtcattaattaattctgaggatgagagcacagtctcgcttaggcaaagggcggaagaatacgctctgtggaaaagttagcacactctttagcgcatcgccattagccaatcaactggttcacattagtcatgtgacaccagtacttactgacaatttaaGTTATTATTATATGTTTTGTcaactttctttttcacacaaTACTACACCAACCCGGCCTAATGCCTGTttcattccatttctgcacgtactcctctcccacaaagttggcatgattgttgaaagtgttcgctgggtatgtgtgtatatattgtgtgtatagcatatatgaatattgtgtgaacagtacatccggtgatttttgtccgtatggttaattgttttatgtaggttgtacatttaattgttctattctgtatatgttcttttgtaaagggcctagagccataggttaggcacttaaaaatgtccagttattattattattattaagtattATTATTAAGTGTCAAAAGTGTCTCGTTTTCACAAAAATGTGCATTttctcattttcattactttattgtccccaTCGTTGAGACATTCGGGTTGCTTCCTTcgtgtggaaagctagcagcatcAGAGTCGCGCTATcccggtgtgtgcgtgtttaggtgtaagcAGCCACCTgcaataatatattgtttggcCAAGGCTCATTCGTTTTCTCTAAGCCAACACTTGCGTTTCATTTAATACGAATATAGATTTATTTGTGCTTTCGTAGTCAATCTTTTCACTCTATCCCGCTCCTTACGTCTGTCGCGTAAAACAATTAACTCtggtgcaaaaaaaaaaaaaaaaacttgaaatTGTACACACAAATCAGTTTGACAGTTGTACGCACtattgttaacccgtgatttgtaatatTTTCGTCTTTGAATGCAGAAGACGCATTTGAAAGTGAACATGAGACATTTGTATTGCTTTGGTGAGTAAATATCTCTTTTGTTATTAACATGGTGTGTCTCACTATAGCACTCAAATTGTATTCTTTACCTTCGCAAAGAGCGACAAGTGAGCAGGACTATATTTCACAAACTGcggaatgtttgtgtgtatattaggCTCCGTGAAATTATCTGAATTCATTTGTGGACACGACAGACTTTCAAACGGTCGGGAACTGCACGGTTGAACAATAAATAAGGTCAAAGGCTAGGCCAACAGGCCAACATCCAGAACAGAAACCAAGAACTGATCTTACCTTATTTTAAAAAGACAGGATGTGCATCATTTTACTTTATATGTCAGAGTTAGTACCACCGCATTAcactaaataaaaaaataaaaataaataaaaataaaaaaaataaaaaaaattcaactcaTAATACAacacatctaaaaaaaaaaacaatttgaaaAAAGTAAGTAGGTACTTCGCTTTTCTTTATAGTTTATATGTCAGAATAAGTCTATCTCGCTCCAGAAAACTAAATCATAAAAAGccttgaaatattttttttctcgacCTTTTTGTACTATCAAACCCACACCCACTGTATCCTGTGATTACGTTTTTAATCCTTATCTCTTTCTCTTGGCCTTGTGCAGAGAATCGTCGCACTAGCTTGAAACACTAATGTATGGCGCAACGGCGTTAAGCCGGTGGATTCTTCCCTGCTTATATACGCTTGAGTCCGGAAGGAAACTGATAGGCCTACTATCTCTGGAACTTCCAACTTCTTGCATTATGTGGTTCAGTCAGGCAGGGGTGAACCACAAGTGACAAGAACTTCGGTATATATATACCTCATATATTGTTCATCTTTGGACGAAGTGTTAGTAAACACGACTAACAAAGTAAAATAAAGTTTGGTCGAGTCTACTTGTGTGAGTTTTGTGACCACTCAGTGTGCCGAGTTTTGTTTGGATCTgagttctatttttagaagtggACGATCGCACCATTCGTCTCCGCATTACATTGCCAGAATAGTGTCAGTGTCTTTCTGCTTTAACAGAAACTGTGCGTAattcacacaacaacaacacatcctCCTGCCAATTAGAGACTTAACTTCCACCAAACTTCTCtaatccaaacaacaacaacaacgcggAAGACTTAAACCACACAACTTTagaaaacaacaccaccaacaacaacaacaaatattccTGCAAAGAGACTACACTTCCACCAAACTTGTTGACCAGTCCAAgcatcaacaccaacaacaaccacaaccacaacaaccacaacaacaacaacaacaaatcctcCTGCCAGGAGACTAAACCAGAGACTATACTTCCACCAAACTTGTCCAATCCAagcatcaacatcaacaacatgtCTGCCACACCAGTCCTCGGAAGCAGGCCTCGGTTCTCTACACGCAGCGGAGGAGAGAGACCGGACTGTGACTACCTCATCAAGACCATCCTGCTGGGCGACCTGGACGTGGGCAAGACCACCTTCATGCACACCTACCTCCACGGGCGCTGCCCAGCGGCTGGTGCTGTCCCTAAGCTAGGGGCGGCCAACGGGCATAAGACTGTGGTGTATCACGGCAAGAGAGTGAAGCTGACCATGTGGGACACAGCTGGTGAGTGTTTTGTTGtccgttttttttgtttgttgggggggggggggggggggtaggggggggggggggtagggggtgggtgaGGATAGGGTGGTGAGGTGGAGAGGGGGTAGGGGAAGATAAagagatggtgtgtgtgtgcgcgcgtgcaagcgagcgtgcgcgcgcgcgcgtatgtgtgttagtgttagtgtgtgtgtgtgtgcgtgcgtgcaagcgtgcgcgtatgtgtgttagtgtgtgtgtgtgtgtgtgtgtgtgtgtgtgtgtgtgtgtctgtgtctgtgtgcgtttcTATTCTCGCAGTTAGTTTCAAgtcaacaaaaaaactttctgcGCAAAATTTTCTTCTGATTATTTCATTGAGTTAAACGTAACTCAACAACGACAAAATCTCTAATCTTTCTTGTTAGCCTTCAAATAAGAATCaacaaacattatttatcttCTCACACACAACCTTTTTTATTCTCGTATCCCAAATCAGCTGTTCTTACTGACCTTTTACCTCTTGCACTAACAAGATTGCAAGGTGTGTTGCGCCGTTGAAACCACCTGAGAGGATTGTAACACGCAGATAAATACACGACTAAAAAAACGTCTAACCGTGCGTTGACTTTAGATACAGTAATTATCAGCACTCGGTGTCACACTCATAtgcaaaccggcacggttggcctagtggtaaggcgtcggccccgtgatcgggaggtcgtgggttcgaaccccggccgggtcatacctaagactttaaaattggcaatctagtggctgctccgcctggcgtctggcattatggggttagtgctaggactggttggtccggtgtcagaataatgtgactgggtgagacatgaagcctgtgctgcgacttctgtcttgtgtgcggcgcacgttatatgtcaaagcaacaccgccctgatatggcccttcgtggtcggctgggcgttaagcaaaaaaaaaaaaaaaaaaaaatcatatgcaaTGCACAATTAGGTACGCTTTTgtgagagggatggagagagaggagaggggtgggggagagagagggaggaggaaagAAGGGGGAGGAAGGGGTGGTGGTGTAGgaggcagagagaaagggagggagggggcggaggtATGGAGGGAGAGAGTATACGGACTACGGAGAGTTTATTTGAATTGGCCTACGGGCCCTTTCCAAAGGCGAACACAATTTACAAAAAACTTTATATTAGAACAAACTTACTGGACAATAATCAAACAAAAGTGTGTTAGGGCATCAAACGTCATACACATGAAAATGTATTGGTTATTTGGAAGAGCAGTTCGCAACTTGAAAGAAATTGAAAACTATTTTGCAATGTTAACAATCAAATCGTCATACCCGGAATTCAACcaggggggtgagagagacagagagagagagagggagagggagagagagagagggagagggagagagagagagagagagagagagagagggagagagagggagagaaagagggagagagagagggagagagagaggggagagagagagagggagagagagagggagagagagaggagagagagagagagagagagggagatagagagagagagagagagggagagagagaggcagagagagagagagggggagagagagaggcagagagagagagagggagagagaggcagagagagagagggagagggagggagagagagagggagagagagggagagggagggagagagagagggagagggagggagggagagggagagggagggaaggagagggagagggagggagggggagggagagaggaagagagatggagaggggtGATGACAAGGACGATGGTGAgggaagtctttctttctttatttggtgtttaacgtcgttttcaaccgttcaaggttatatcgcgacggggaaagggggggggggggggtgggatagagccacttgttaattgtttcttgttcacaaaagaactaatcaaaaaattgctccaggggcttgcaacgtagtacatgaccttactgggagaatgcacatttccagtacaaaggacttaacatttcttacatactgcttgactaaaatctttacaaacattgactatattctatacaagaaacacttaacaagggtaaaaggagaaacagaatccgttagtcgcctctcacgacatgctggggagcatcgggtaaattcttccccgtaacccgcggggggtggtgAGGAAAGTGACTAACCGACACACAAGCAGACAAGCATAGGGGTGTGATAAATTGTTTCGATGGTGCAACCTGATAGTCTATACCAACGGCAAAAAAAGACTGCCGTGTTTAATCACATGCACAATCGTTCCATATCTTAAGAGCTATGTATTGGTTGCAAAAAGTTAATGGCAATCATAACAGCTCCCATAAGTCACGTACGACTTTTTTTGAAGTTTAAAATGtcaaaatataaaaagtaaaaCGTTTACATatgttgtgtatttgtttgtttctccgTTTGTTCAATGATTTACGTTGACCTTAAAAGAGGTTTTATATGTGTTTCGCGCTGGAAATGCTCGTACAAGAGAAGATAAGGCTCGTACACCCAACAAAATCCTGAAATTCTCCATTTAATAATATTTCAACTAAGTTTTGCATCCTTTCTGCTTTAGTTCAAGTTGTGCGTGCAAGTGCGCGTGCGTGTTTGGTTGTCCTATTCATATGAAAAATTCAGAATTGCCGTGGTCAGTGTCCCGTTAGTTTGCTGTGTCGATCCGCTGCATTTGACATAAGCGACtggtttaaaacaaaacaaaaaaaaactttagttgttgtttttagttcTCGTAATACATATCTTGTCGATTTCTGCATTGTATGATTTTATAAGTTTGCCTcatattcttctttctttcaaCCTTTGCGTTTGACATGAGTTGATGTCTAAACCAACAAATGGAAATCAATTACATCGTTTATCTTCCTTGACAATATATTTTGTGAATAAATAAATTTCTGGTTGATTTCCAGGCCAAGAAAGGTACCGCAGTCTGACGGCCTCTTACTATCGCGGTGCGCATGCGTGCCTCGTCATGTATGACGTCAGCAGCAAAGAATCCTTTGATAGCGTCACCAGCTGGTAAGACATTGGTTTCTTGATCTCTGGCAAATATACGATCCTCCAAGTCTTTAAATGTATTAGGAATCACATGACAACGCCACTCCCtatcccacccacacacacgctttTAATTTCTAGAGATTATTTAAAAGAAATGCCCGCTAGCATTTTTTTAACTGTGCTTGAAAAGCCTACATTCTAGGGCAAACGGACTAAAACCGCAAGTACAGCAGCAAGAAGACCAGCTGGAGTTGTACACTATATCCACCTTGTGTACAGTGAACTTTTAAGACTCTTTTAGATGCGCACACCCAATAAACGTCACGTTGATAGTCGTCGTCGGCTCCTGTGGCGCACCcaccaaccaccaacccaggcgggttatccagatccagctAGATGTTCACTTTTTGTCACGTTGGAAACATATCCGGCCGTACCCCCAAGCCCATCCAATCTGTCATTTAAAGTTAACAGTTTAAAGACATATGCTGtcgatttaaaaaacaacaaaaaacaagacgTCTCTTTTGATGCTCTCTTTCGAAGAGAAATCTCCGACACcaaaaaccaaacaaagttCGAACAGACGCAATAAACGTGAATGATGTCGTCACGTAAGAATGATATCATTTTTCTGCATGTCTCCCGAGGAAGTGATAAATAACTTTGAGAACGACTAGACGTCTTTCTCGGTGACTTCAACATATCAGTAGTAGAAAATTATTCGTGAGATCactaggctgtgcatgtattggTATTGTATATCATTAAGGAACGCCAACAAATGCTTTGTACCCGTGTTGCTGGTGACAGTTGTGACTCTTTACCAGAATATTCACCGTCCTGTTTGATCACGTGCAAGCATTCtataaggccaaataaaaatatatgctggtttagggtaacccgaccgaccctattttttcccgccgaccctaacacttttttttcatttctaaaaaaaaaaccccaactttTCGCACAATTTTccaaccataccgagactaagggaagtaacctccattaaaatcgactaaatttaagagaacattaaaaaaaagaaaaagataataaacccgacctaccgaccctatcgtttttggtcacgttaccctcgaccaacatatatttttatttggcctaaacGTTCTTGAATGTCCGTAAGTGTATTTCTGTGTTGCGAGGCAGTTAATCTGCTCATTAACAGTCACTAAAAGTTGTTTATTTCTGGTTTGTGACTGCACCATGTTAGCTGATTGCACAACTGGATAAACCAGCATTTGTTCATGTCAGAATTGTACTGTTCTTGACTCTAATTCGTACCAGCAAATGCTGTGAAATGATCAATTATACACGAGTATATAACCCACATTATCTTATCATTCCTAGATGTGAAAAGCTATGAACCTTCTCCGCCTCACAGTGATAACAGTTTAAAACATGGAGATCCCAATGTAAACTGACAAAAGAAACATGATTAAATCGGTATCGAATAgtcaaatcttcttcttctccttcttctgcgttcgtgggctgaaactcccacgtacactcgtgtttttttttgcacgagtggaattttacgtgtatgaccgttttttaccccgccatttaggcagccatacgccgttttcggaggaagcatgctgggtattttcgtgtttctataacccaccgaactctgacatggattacaggatctttttcgtgcgcacttggtcttgtgcttgcgtgtacacacgggggtgttcggacaccgaggagagtctgcgcacaaagttgactctgagaaataaatatctcgccgaacgtggggacgaactcacgctgacagcagccaactggatacaaatccagcgcgctaccgactgagctacatccccgcccatgaaTAGTCCaataggttgaagggacatgaaaaagcaacaaccaaccaaccaaccaaccaaccaaccaaccaacgaaTCCAACCATCCTCACATCACTagaagaccggcacggttggcctagtggtaaggaggtcgtgggttcgaaccccggccgggtcatacctaagactttaaaattggaaatctagtggctgctccgcctggcgtctggcattatggggttagtgctaggactggttggtccagtgtcagaataatgtgactgggtgagacatgaagcctgtgctgcgacttctgtcttgtgtgtggcgcacgttatatgtcaaagcagcaccgccctgatatggcccttcgtggtcggctgggcgttaagcaaacaaacaaacaaacaaacaaacaaacaaacaaacaaacaaacatcactagaattgacatttttttcatattttctgaCTCTTAATCCACCAGCAAGTGATGTGAACGTATGCACATCTGAAAGAAACTGCCTTCTCTCCCACTGTCTCTGTCATTGATTGACCTTTCTCGTCCAAATGCAGGATGGAATCCGTTCAAGACTACAACGACGCCAACTCCGGCACTGTGACCATGCTGGTGGGCGTCAGAAAGACCCGAGAATCGTCACAGAGAGCGCACCACGTGACCGAAGTCGACCAACAGCGGGCCGTCAATCTTTCATCTCATTATCAAATCCCTCATTTCACCGTGGACTGTTTGAACGACCCCAGCAGTGTGGATTTCGTGATGAACACCATGGTGACGATGGTGATGACGAAAGCCATGGAGAACTCCAACCTGTCTCAGACTATACGACCTTACAGCACCAAGCTGGAAATGATCTCACATAAAGGCCAAGGCAGATGCTCTGGTTGCTGTAATTTGTAGAATTGAGTATCGGGTGTTGTGATTTGCAGGACT
Encoded proteins:
- the LOC138976227 gene encoding ras-related protein Rab-30-like, which translates into the protein MSATPVLGSRPRFSTRSGGERPDCDYLIKTILLGDLDVGKTTFMHTYLHGRCPAAGAVPKLGAANGHKTVVYHGKRVKLTMWDTAGQERYRSLTASYYRGAHACLVMYDVSSKESFDSVTSWMESVQDYNDANSGTVTMLVGVRKTRESSQRAHHVTEVDQQRAVNLSSHYQIPHFTVDCLNDPSSVDFVMNTMVTMVMTKAMENSNLSQTIRPYSTKLEMISHKGQGRCSGCCNL